A stretch of Blautia liquoris DNA encodes these proteins:
- a CDS encoding PucR family transcriptional regulator produces the protein MKLSERIICKELCRHYNITIPISSKTELSLGRPYICETTQEHLTGHILICKNDIQSLFESKSMTDNFILHVSGGNAFPTYASSNVLELPETTDVFELCNFLQSIFDHYDDWDESLHEMMKLSEPLSALLDASFSIFNNPLILRASDYFMLAHSSVIDENSSLSHLVDPSANFENMTTCKLDPLYNQAKYNTEPFFLPEYLTGSRELCINLFEHKIFSYRLVVAEELQKIDTDMAPLLEHLSYYIGLCLSRIEPDNGHAGYSLEHLLRDVIDNKITDLTLLGNRFSEYGWLSTHDYCCFSLKTAALDRQNLTAKYICHHFEDIIKGSCAFQKEEDIIVFVNLTRFGKSEEELVTSCIEFLRDSFLKAGISNTFHGTYDLYYCCMQSRIALDIGTRHQPYHWIHKFEKLSLLWLLENATGSMPVPYACSGKIFALKRYDIIHKSDYCKTMEVYLKNHMNAMAAARQLFIHRSTFLYRLDRIKEIAGVDFEDENMLFYLELSYRIIESEGNVSMESFEDHEIKNK, from the coding sequence ATGAAACTAAGTGAACGTATTATCTGCAAGGAACTCTGCAGACATTATAATATTACAATACCCATAAGTTCAAAGACAGAGCTTTCTCTTGGACGCCCCTATATCTGTGAAACAACCCAGGAACATCTGACTGGACACATCCTGATCTGTAAAAATGATATCCAAAGTCTCTTCGAATCCAAAAGCATGACCGATAATTTTATTCTCCATGTTTCCGGTGGAAATGCGTTTCCAACATACGCTTCATCCAATGTGTTGGAACTTCCAGAGACAACAGATGTATTTGAATTATGTAATTTCTTGCAATCCATATTTGACCATTACGATGACTGGGATGAGTCGCTTCATGAAATGATGAAACTATCGGAGCCTCTTTCGGCTCTTTTAGACGCCAGTTTTAGTATCTTTAATAATCCCTTGATTCTTCGGGCATCTGATTATTTCATGCTGGCACATTCCTCTGTCATTGATGAGAATTCCAGCCTTTCACACTTGGTTGATCCTTCCGCCAACTTTGAAAATATGACAACCTGTAAACTAGACCCTCTTTATAATCAGGCGAAATACAACACAGAGCCTTTTTTTCTGCCTGAATATCTCACGGGATCCAGAGAACTATGTATCAATTTGTTTGAACATAAAATTTTTTCCTACCGCCTGGTTGTTGCCGAAGAACTTCAAAAGATTGACACGGATATGGCTCCGCTTTTGGAACACTTAAGTTATTACATCGGTCTGTGTCTCTCCAGAATTGAACCCGATAATGGTCACGCCGGATATTCACTGGAGCATCTGCTTCGAGATGTAATCGACAACAAAATCACAGATCTGACGCTTCTTGGCAATCGTTTCTCAGAATATGGCTGGCTTTCAACTCATGACTACTGTTGCTTCAGCCTGAAGACGGCTGCATTGGACCGTCAAAATCTTACCGCAAAATACATCTGTCATCATTTTGAGGATATTATAAAAGGATCTTGTGCCTTTCAAAAAGAAGAGGACATTATTGTTTTTGTAAACCTGACTCGATTTGGAAAAAGCGAAGAAGAACTTGTCACCTCCTGCATTGAATTTTTAAGAGATAGTTTTTTAAAGGCCGGAATCAGCAATACATTCCACGGCACTTATGATTTGTACTACTGTTGTATGCAATCACGGATTGCACTCGATATTGGTACACGCCACCAGCCTTATCACTGGATTCATAAATTTGAAAAACTATCCCTGCTCTGGCTCCTAGAGAACGCAACAGGGAGTATGCCTGTGCCCTATGCCTGTTCCGGAAAAATATTTGCCTTAAAACGGTATGATATCATTCATAAATCGGATTACTGCAAAACCATGGAAGTTTATCTGAAAAATCATATGAACGCTATGGCCGCAGCAAGGCAACTATTCATACATCGAAGTACTTTTCTCTACAGACTTGACAGGATCAAAGAAATTGCAGGTGTTGACTTTGAAGATGAGAATATGCTTTTTTATCTCGAACTCTCCTATCGCATTATCGAGTCTGAGGGAAATGTATCAATGGAAAGCTTCGAAGATCACGAAATTAAGAATAAATAA
- a CDS encoding GGGtGRT protein, which yields MALFESYERREKQILAKLAEYEIGSIEECADITKAAGIDVYKMVENIQPICFENAKWAYTVGAAIAIKKDCRKADKAAAAIGEGLQSFCIPGSVADQRKVGLGHGNLGKMLLEEDTECFCFLAGHESFAAAEGAIGIAEQANKVRKNPLRVILNGLGKDAAQIISRINGFTYVETDMDYHSGEVKEVFRKSYSDGLRAKVNCYGANDVTEGVAIMWKENVDVSITGNSTNPTRFQHPVAGTYKKERLEAGKKYFSVASGGGTGRTLHPDNMAAGPASYGMTDTMGRMHSDAQFAGSSSVPAHVEMMGLIGAGNNPMVGMTVAVSVAVEEAAKAGKF from the coding sequence ATGGCTTTATTTGAATCATATGAAAGAAGAGAAAAACAGATTCTGGCAAAGTTAGCTGAATATGAAATCGGTTCTATAGAAGAATGTGCCGATATCACAAAAGCTGCCGGAATAGATGTATATAAAATGGTTGAAAATATTCAGCCGATTTGTTTTGAAAATGCAAAATGGGCTTACACGGTAGGAGCTGCCATTGCAATCAAAAAAGACTGCAGGAAAGCAGACAAAGCTGCCGCAGCAATCGGTGAGGGACTTCAGTCTTTCTGTATTCCAGGATCCGTCGCTGATCAGCGTAAAGTTGGACTCGGACACGGAAATTTAGGAAAGATGCTGCTTGAAGAAGATACAGAGTGTTTCTGCTTTCTTGCCGGACATGAATCCTTTGCTGCTGCTGAGGGAGCCATCGGGATTGCCGAACAGGCAAACAAGGTTCGCAAAAACCCGCTTCGCGTTATTTTAAATGGCCTTGGCAAAGATGCCGCTCAGATTATCTCCCGAATTAATGGGTTTACATATGTTGAAACTGACATGGATTATCACTCTGGGGAAGTAAAAGAAGTATTCCGGAAATCCTATTCCGATGGTCTTCGTGCAAAGGTCAATTGCTATGGGGCAAATGATGTCACAGAAGGTGTGGCGATCATGTGGAAAGAAAATGTTGACGTATCCATCACCGGAAACTCAACGAATCCGACTCGTTTCCAGCATCCGGTAGCCGGTACATACAAAAAAGAACGCCTCGAAGCAGGAAAGAAATATTTCTCGGTAGCTTCGGGCGGCGGCACAGGACGAACACTGCATCCGGACAATATGGCTGCAGGCCCTGCCTCCTATGGAATGACAGATACTATGGGACGTATGCACAGCGATGCTCAGTTCGCAGGTTCCTCTTCTGTTCCGGCTCACGTTGAGATGATGGGACTGATCGGTGCAGGAAACAACCCAATGGTAGGTATGACGGTAGCTGTATCGGTAGCCGTAGAGGAAGCGGCAAAAGCCGGGAAGTTTTAA
- a CDS encoding iron-sulfur cluster assembly scaffold protein gives MIYSHEVEMMCPVAQGVHHGAAPIPEQAKWVKAKEIKDISGLTHGVGWCAPQQGACKLTLNVKDGIIQEALVETVGCSGMTHSAAMASEILPGLTILEALNTDLVCDAINTAMRELFLQIVYGRSQSAFSEDGLPVGAGLEDLGKGLRSQIGTMYGTLKKGPRYLEMTDGYVTGIALDDDDEIIGYKFVNFGKMMEFIKGGDDANTAFEKAQGQYGRVEDAARIIDPRKE, from the coding sequence ATGATTTATTCACACGAAGTAGAAATGATGTGCCCGGTTGCCCAGGGTGTACATCACGGCGCAGCTCCGATTCCGGAACAGGCCAAATGGGTAAAGGCAAAAGAAATAAAAGATATCTCCGGTCTTACACATGGGGTGGGCTGGTGTGCGCCTCAGCAAGGTGCCTGTAAGCTGACCTTAAATGTCAAGGACGGGATTATCCAGGAGGCATTGGTAGAGACTGTCGGATGTTCAGGAATGACTCATTCGGCCGCTATGGCTTCAGAAATTCTCCCAGGTCTTACAATCTTAGAGGCCCTCAACACTGACCTCGTTTGTGATGCAATCAACACTGCTATGAGAGAACTCTTTCTGCAAATTGTATATGGCAGAAGCCAGAGTGCATTTTCAGAGGATGGTCTCCCTGTAGGTGCCGGTCTTGAAGATCTCGGAAAAGGTCTCCGCTCTCAGATTGGAACCATGTATGGTACATTGAAAAAAGGTCCTCGTTACCTCGAAATGACTGATGGATATGTGACTGGAATCGCCCTCGATGATGATGATGAAATCATTGGATACAAATTTGTGAATTTCGGAAAAATGATGGAATTCATAAAGGGCGGAGACGATGCAAATACTGCATTTGAAAAAGCACAGGGACAGTATGGACGAGTTGAAGACGCCGCTCGCATCATTGACCCAAGAAAAGAGTAA
- a CDS encoding DUF4317 domain-containing protein: MNKKDISEIKKLFTPTHCAITRICGCYVDAEKNQRMKMKDAFLSLPEEEMFKYFNIFRKTLSGSIGKNIINMEFPLDQEMEGGTQEFLLKLRDSELKSDELVEEFYQKVMDTYIYGENYYIILIHGAYDIPGRASDNLDMDDASDYVYNFILCSICPVKLSKPGLCYNSKTNHMENRIQDWLVDTPDIGFLFPALDDRTPDIHNLLYHAKNPEVLQSDIIDQLLGCQTPLSAKTQKETFQTLIEETLDNTCDFETVMNIHENLGTLIDERKDDPEPLTLDKQEVKKLFADSGVENEKLDEFDIHYEEVAEEDASFVASNLTNAKNYEIKTPDVIIKVAPDKTQLIESRMIDGVPYIMIEASDQIEINGIMVRTPRDNDIQD, translated from the coding sequence ATGAACAAAAAGGACATCAGCGAAATCAAGAAATTATTCACGCCAACACACTGTGCGATTACAAGGATTTGTGGATGCTACGTGGATGCAGAGAAAAATCAGAGAATGAAGATGAAGGATGCATTTCTCTCTCTTCCCGAAGAGGAAATGTTTAAGTACTTTAATATTTTCAGGAAAACTCTGTCCGGATCAATTGGAAAAAATATCATAAACATGGAATTCCCTCTTGATCAGGAAATGGAAGGAGGAACCCAGGAATTTCTGTTAAAGCTTCGGGACAGCGAACTGAAAAGTGATGAACTCGTCGAGGAATTCTATCAGAAAGTGATGGATACATATATCTATGGAGAAAATTATTATATTATTTTGATCCACGGAGCTTACGATATTCCCGGACGTGCATCTGACAATCTGGATATGGATGACGCTTCCGATTATGTCTATAACTTTATTCTCTGCAGTATTTGCCCGGTAAAACTTTCAAAACCGGGTCTGTGCTATAATTCAAAAACAAATCACATGGAAAACAGAATACAGGACTGGCTGGTAGATACACCGGATATCGGATTTCTCTTCCCTGCACTCGATGACCGAACACCAGATATCCATAATCTGCTATACCATGCTAAAAATCCTGAAGTTCTACAAAGCGATATTATTGATCAGCTGCTGGGATGTCAGACACCACTTTCAGCAAAAACACAAAAGGAGACTTTTCAGACTCTGATCGAAGAGACATTGGACAACACCTGTGATTTTGAGACTGTTATGAATATTCATGAGAACCTTGGCACATTGATAGATGAACGAAAGGACGATCCGGAACCACTCACGCTCGACAAACAGGAAGTGAAGAAATTATTTGCAGACAGTGGAGTAGAAAATGAGAAACTGGATGAATTCGACATACATTATGAGGAAGTAGCCGAAGAAGATGCAAGTTTTGTTGCCTCTAATCTGACGAATGCGAAGAATTACGAAATCAAAACCCCTGATGTCATCATAAAAGTTGCACCGGATAAGACGCAGTTGATTGAGAGCAGGATGATTGATGGTGTTCCTTATATTATGATTGAAGCTTCTGATCAAATTGAGATTAACGGAATTATGGTTCGTACACCGCGTGATAATGATATTCAGGATTAA
- a CDS encoding LbetaH domain-containing protein — MSSLMIEKLYTLDETIAKNIFQGVTYPWEVLSRIHDFILELGPTLPGDEYEKKGDDIWIARDAVIAKTVSITGPCIIGKGAEIRQSAFIRGNTIVGEGAVVGNSTELKNVILFNKVQVPHYNYVGDSILGYKSHMGAGSITSNVKSDKKLVVVKNGGEQIETGLKKFGAMLGDHVEVGCGSVLNPGTVIGRNTNIYPLSSVRGVVPENSIFKSADDIVEKR; from the coding sequence ATGAGCAGTTTGATGATTGAAAAACTTTATACCCTTGATGAAACAATAGCAAAGAATATTTTTCAAGGTGTTACTTATCCCTGGGAAGTACTTTCAAGAATCCACGATTTTATCCTGGAACTTGGTCCAACACTCCCCGGAGACGAATATGAAAAAAAGGGCGATGATATCTGGATTGCCAGGGATGCTGTGATCGCGAAAACGGTTTCTATTACGGGTCCTTGTATCATCGGTAAGGGCGCTGAGATCCGCCAGTCAGCGTTTATCCGTGGAAATACAATCGTTGGAGAGGGGGCTGTTGTAGGAAACTCTACGGAGCTTAAGAATGTCATCTTGTTTAACAAAGTTCAGGTTCCACATTATAACTATGTCGGGGATTCTATTTTAGGCTATAAATCGCACATGGGAGCCGGAAGCATCACCTCCAATGTAAAGTCAGATAAGAAACTCGTGGTTGTAAAAAATGGAGGGGAGCAAATAGAGACAGGACTGAAAAAATTTGGCGCAATGCTTGGCGACCATGTAGAAGTTGGATGTGGAAGCGTCCTAAACCCCGGTACTGTAATTGGCAGAAACACCAATATCTATCCACTATCCAGCGTACGCGGTGTGGTTCCAGAAAATAGCATCTTCAAAAGCGCAGATGATATTGTAGAGAAAAGATAG
- a CDS encoding DNA topoisomerase, with product MSKSLYIAEKPSVAQEFAKALKENMGRRDGYVESENFVVTWCVGHLVTMSYPEKYDIKYKRWSFDTLPFLPDNFKYEIIPSVSKQFKIVGGLLNREDIDTIYVCTDSGREGEYIYRLVEMMAGVKDKKRKRVWIDSQTEEEILRGIREAKDLSEYDHLSEAAFLRAKEDYLMGINFSRVLTLKYGSSVTNYLGGKYKAISVGRVMTCVMGMVVRREREIRDFVKTPFYRVLAGIEIAGTHFEGEWRAVKGSRYFNSPLLYKENGFKEKKDAQYLIEQMQENLPLEGVLEKIERKRENKNPPLLYNLAELQNECARLFKISPDQTLQIVQELYEKKLVTYPRTDARVLSSAVAKEISKNLNGLMKYPLAEPYLKDIQKSESYKKIEKTRYTNDKQITDHYAIIPTGQGLQNLNHLSGLSQNVYEVIVRRFLAVFYPPAVYQKASLTISKDGERFFSNFKVLKDEGYLKVTKYKAQDLTKDQILVDTLSKLKKGAVLPIREFNVKEGETSPPKRYTSGSMILAMENAGQLIEDEELRAQIKGSGIGTSATRAEILKKLFSIKYLALNKKTQVITPTLQGEMIFDVVNASIRSLLNPELTASWEKGLTYVAEGNISSDEYMTKLESFVTRHTKNVIGLKNEAPLRRCFDRAAANYKTPKKQTK from the coding sequence ATGAGTAAATCGTTATACATAGCTGAGAAGCCCAGTGTTGCGCAGGAATTTGCGAAGGCTTTAAAAGAAAACATGGGCAGAAGAGATGGATATGTAGAATCCGAGAATTTTGTGGTGACATGGTGTGTAGGGCATTTGGTCACTATGAGCTACCCGGAAAAATATGATATAAAATATAAAAGGTGGAGTTTTGATACTCTTCCTTTTTTGCCGGATAATTTTAAATACGAAATCATTCCATCGGTGTCCAAACAATTTAAAATTGTAGGCGGACTATTGAATCGTGAAGACATTGATACGATCTATGTCTGTACGGATTCCGGACGCGAAGGGGAATATATCTATCGTCTGGTGGAAATGATGGCAGGCGTGAAAGATAAGAAGAGAAAGCGTGTGTGGATTGACTCACAGACAGAGGAGGAGATTCTTCGGGGCATCCGAGAGGCTAAGGATCTAAGTGAGTATGATCATTTGTCGGAAGCTGCTTTTCTGCGTGCAAAGGAAGATTATCTCATGGGAATTAATTTTTCCCGCGTCTTAACCCTAAAATACGGAAGCTCTGTCACGAATTATCTGGGTGGAAAATATAAAGCTATCTCTGTGGGAAGAGTCATGACTTGTGTTATGGGAATGGTAGTCAGGCGCGAACGGGAGATCAGAGATTTTGTAAAAACGCCTTTTTACAGAGTACTTGCAGGCATTGAGATCGCCGGGACACATTTTGAAGGCGAATGGCGCGCTGTCAAGGGAAGCAGATATTTTAACTCCCCTCTTCTTTATAAGGAGAACGGATTTAAAGAAAAAAAGGATGCACAGTATCTAATCGAACAGATGCAGGAAAACCTTCCGCTTGAGGGGGTACTTGAGAAAATCGAACGAAAGAGGGAGAACAAGAATCCACCTCTTTTATACAACCTTGCGGAACTTCAGAATGAATGTGCGAGACTTTTTAAGATTAGCCCGGATCAGACACTTCAGATTGTTCAGGAACTTTATGAGAAGAAACTGGTCACTTATCCAAGAACAGATGCCCGCGTACTTTCCAGTGCTGTGGCGAAGGAAATTTCAAAAAACCTCAATGGACTGATGAAATATCCGCTTGCAGAGCCATATCTTAAAGATATTCAGAAAAGCGAAAGCTATAAAAAGATCGAAAAAACCCGTTACACCAATGACAAACAGATTACAGATCATTATGCGATTATCCCCACCGGACAGGGACTACAAAATCTCAATCATCTTTCTGGATTGTCCCAAAATGTTTATGAAGTCATTGTGAGAAGGTTTCTGGCAGTTTTTTATCCCCCGGCTGTCTATCAGAAAGCATCCCTGACGATTAGTAAAGATGGAGAACGTTTTTTTTCTAACTTTAAAGTTTTAAAAGATGAAGGATACCTGAAAGTTACGAAGTATAAAGCTCAGGATTTGACAAAAGACCAGATTCTTGTGGATACACTGTCAAAGCTAAAAAAAGGCGCTGTTCTTCCAATCCGGGAATTCAATGTCAAGGAGGGGGAGACTTCTCCGCCAAAACGCTATACTTCCGGCTCGATGATTCTTGCAATGGAGAATGCAGGACAATTAATTGAAGATGAAGAACTGAGAGCTCAGATCAAAGGAAGCGGGATCGGAACTAGTGCAACCAGAGCGGAAATACTCAAGAAATTGTTTTCTATCAAGTATCTTGCGTTAAATAAAAAGACACAGGTTATCACACCAACCCTGCAAGGTGAGATGATCTTTGATGTGGTCAATGCATCCATTCGCTCTCTTTTGAATCCGGAACTTACTGCAAGTTGGGAAAAGGGTCTGACCTATGTTGCCGAGGGCAATATTTCCTCAGACGAGTATATGACGAAACTCGAGAGTTTTGTGACGAGACATACAAAGAATGTTATTGGTCTTAAGAATGAGGCTCCTTTAAGACGCTGTTTTGACAGAGCTGCAGCCAATTACAAGACTCCAAAGAAACAGACGAAATAA
- a CDS encoding formate/nitrite transporter family protein has translation MPYENVKLFSNAAISKADLLKTHPGKYFIRAIMAGFFIAAAMIYNNVIGNIFKDVDPAWGKVLGGLVFSIAVLLIVFLGGELFTGNNLVMAFGAYDKSVTPGQLGKVWLVSYIGNFVGCFIFSLIFVASGASGTSDYFAGYVQNKLTLPAGQMFFKAVLCNFFVCLAVACGMKCRDEAAKFLMITICISGFVISGLEHCVANMATFVTAFFLVPGLSIPLILRSMFIVTIGNIIGGSVLLALPLRKMSADE, from the coding sequence ATGCCTTATGAGAATGTAAAACTTTTTTCGAATGCTGCCATATCAAAGGCGGATTTGCTGAAGACACATCCCGGAAAATACTTTATCCGTGCAATTATGGCAGGATTTTTTATTGCTGCTGCCATGATCTATAATAATGTGATCGGAAATATCTTCAAAGACGTTGATCCTGCTTGGGGAAAAGTGTTGGGCGGACTTGTCTTCTCAATTGCGGTGCTTTTAATTGTGTTTCTCGGAGGAGAACTTTTTACGGGAAACAATCTGGTTATGGCCTTCGGAGCGTATGATAAATCAGTTACGCCAGGCCAGCTTGGTAAAGTATGGCTGGTCAGTTATATCGGTAATTTTGTGGGATGTTTCATATTTTCTCTGATTTTTGTTGCTTCTGGTGCCTCCGGAACAAGTGACTATTTTGCCGGGTATGTACAGAACAAACTGACCTTGCCCGCCGGCCAGATGTTTTTCAAAGCAGTACTATGTAATTTCTTTGTCTGCCTGGCAGTTGCCTGTGGGATGAAATGCAGGGATGAGGCTGCAAAGTTTCTGATGATTACAATCTGTATTTCAGGATTTGTTATTTCTGGTCTGGAACACTGTGTCGCAAATATGGCGACATTTGTGACTGCATTTTTTCTAGTTCCGGGATTGTCCATTCCATTGATATTACGAAGCATGTTTATCGTTACAATAGGAAATATCATCGGTGGTTCCGTATTACTTGCACTTCCACTCCGCAAAATGAGTGCCGATGAATGA
- the asd gene encoding aspartate-semialdehyde dehydrogenase, whose product MEKLKVGILGATGMVGQRFISLLENHPWFEVSCVAASPRSAGKTYEEAVSGRWKMDTLIPEEVKNLIVVDVNDIRQVASSVDFVFSAVDMSKEEIRSIEEAYAKAETPVVSNNSAHRWTPDVPMVVPEINPEHFAVISSQKERLGTKRGFIAVKPNCSIQSYAPVLTAWREFEPYEVVVTTYQAISGAGKTFKDWPEMEGNIIPYIGGEEEKSELEPLRLWGKVLGGRIEKASEPVITSQCIRVPVLNGHTAAVFVKFRTNPTKDQLIDRINNFTGLPQELNLPGAPKQFIRYMDEDDRPQVRIDVDYENGMGISVGRLRKDTIYDWKFVGLSHNTVRGAAGGAILCAETLTAKGYIEKK is encoded by the coding sequence ATGGAAAAATTAAAGGTAGGCATACTTGGTGCAACCGGTATGGTTGGTCAGCGATTCATATCATTGCTTGAAAATCATCCGTGGTTTGAAGTGTCATGTGTTGCGGCGAGCCCTAGAAGTGCCGGAAAAACCTATGAAGAGGCTGTGTCAGGAAGATGGAAGATGGATACTTTGATTCCAGAGGAGGTAAAAAATCTGATCGTAGTCGATGTCAATGACATTCGGCAGGTCGCTTCATCTGTTGATTTTGTTTTTTCCGCTGTTGATATGTCAAAAGAAGAGATTCGTTCTATTGAAGAGGCTTATGCCAAGGCTGAGACACCCGTTGTGTCTAACAACAGTGCACACAGATGGACGCCGGATGTTCCGATGGTTGTACCTGAGATTAATCCAGAGCACTTTGCTGTAATCTCTTCTCAAAAAGAAAGATTGGGTACAAAGCGTGGATTTATAGCAGTGAAACCAAACTGTTCGATTCAAAGCTATGCTCCAGTGCTGACAGCATGGAGGGAATTCGAACCATACGAAGTTGTCGTTACAACTTATCAGGCAATCTCCGGTGCAGGAAAGACTTTTAAGGACTGGCCGGAAATGGAAGGAAACATTATTCCCTATATCGGCGGAGAGGAAGAAAAGTCTGAGCTTGAACCGCTGCGTCTCTGGGGAAAAGTGTTGGGCGGCAGAATTGAAAAAGCCAGTGAGCCAGTTATTACGAGTCAGTGTATCCGTGTTCCTGTTTTGAACGGACACACGGCGGCGGTATTCGTCAAATTCCGCACGAATCCGACAAAAGACCAGCTGATCGACAGAATAAATAACTTCACAGGGCTTCCGCAGGAACTGAATCTCCCAGGAGCACCGAAGCAGTTTATTCGCTATATGGATGAGGATGATCGCCCTCAGGTCAGAATAGATGTTGACTATGAAAATGGCATGGGAATATCGGTAGGCCGTCTTCGTAAAGACACCATATATGATTGGAAGTTTGTCGGCTTGTCTCACAATACAGTTAGAGGTGCGGCCGGCGGTGCAATTCTTTGCGCCGAGACACTGACTGCAAAGGGATATATAGAAAAAAAATAA
- the argH gene encoding argininosuccinate lyase: MAQLWGGRFTKETDQLVYDFNASIGFDKKLCEQDIRGSIAHAQMLAKQKILTEKEGEDIVSGLQEILCDVKSKKLEITDEYEDIHSFVEENLTRRIGNAGKKLHTGRSRNDQVALDMKLYVRDEIDELDGRLKKLLETIENIMEKNLHTYMPGFTHLQKAQPVTLSHHMGAYFEMFKRDRGRMHDIYHRMNLCPLGSGALAGTTYPLDREYTASLLGFDGPTKNSMDSVSDRDYLIELLSALSTIMMHLSRFSEEIITWNTNEYQFVEIDDAYSTGSSIMPQKKNPDIAELVRGKTGRVYGALISVLTTMKGIPLAYNKDMQEDKEMVFDAIDTVKNCLQLFNGMLSTMNFRTDKMADSAKKGFTNATDAADYLVKKGIPFRDAHGIVGQLVLHCIEKQISLDDMTLVEYQAISPAFEDDIYEAISMKNCVERRNTIGAPGAQAMEAVIRENKLYLRKNWKESR; encoded by the coding sequence ATGGCACAGTTATGGGGAGGCCGTTTCACAAAAGAAACGGATCAACTCGTATATGATTTTAATGCGTCAATTGGATTTGACAAAAAGCTCTGTGAACAGGATATTCGTGGAAGTATCGCGCATGCGCAAATGCTTGCAAAGCAGAAAATTCTCACAGAAAAAGAGGGAGAAGATATTGTCTCGGGCCTTCAGGAGATTTTATGTGATGTGAAATCAAAAAAGTTAGAGATTACCGATGAATATGAAGATATCCATAGTTTTGTCGAGGAAAATCTGACACGTCGCATCGGGAATGCCGGAAAGAAACTGCATACCGGCCGAAGCCGCAATGATCAGGTTGCACTGGATATGAAGTTATATGTCAGAGATGAAATTGACGAATTAGACGGTCGTCTAAAAAAACTGCTCGAAACGATTGAAAACATCATGGAGAAAAATCTTCATACCTATATGCCGGGATTTACCCATCTGCAGAAAGCACAGCCGGTTACTCTGTCTCACCATATGGGAGCCTATTTTGAGATGTTTAAAAGAGACCGGGGACGCATGCATGATATATATCACAGGATGAACCTGTGTCCCTTGGGATCAGGAGCTCTTGCGGGGACCACGTATCCCTTGGACCGTGAATATACAGCCAGTCTTCTGGGATTTGACGGTCCCACTAAAAATAGCATGGATTCGGTTTCAGATCGTGACTATTTGATTGAATTACTGTCTGCATTATCTACAATTATGATGCATCTTTCGAGATTCTCTGAGGAAATTATCACTTGGAACACCAATGAATACCAGTTTGTGGAAATTGATGATGCCTACAGCACGGGAAGTTCCATCATGCCGCAGAAAAAAAATCCGGATATTGCCGAGCTGGTGAGAGGAAAAACAGGGCGCGTATATGGGGCTCTCATATCTGTTCTTACAACCATGAAGGGAATTCCTCTTGCATATAATAAAGATATGCAGGAAGATAAGGAGATGGTCTTTGATGCCATTGACACAGTCAAAAATTGTCTGCAGCTTTTCAACGGAATGCTTTCCACCATGAATTTTCGTACAGATAAGATGGCGGATTCAGCCAAAAAAGGATTTACGAATGCGACAGATGCAGCGGACTACTTGGTAAAAAAAGGCATTCCTTTCCGCGATGCACATGGAATTGTGGGGCAGCTTGTCCTGCACTGTATTGAAAAACAGATTTCTCTGGACGATATGACTCTTGTAGAATATCAGGCGATCAGCCCTGCGTTCGAAGACGATATCTATGAAGCAATCAGCATGAAGAACTGTGTAGAACGCCGCAATACCATCGGAGCGCCCGGAGCACAGGCAATGGAAGCTGTTATCAGAGAAAATAAATTATATCTTAGGAAAAACTGGAAAGAATCGAGGTAA